tggtgtcttactcactgccaccgacattttgtgggtaagattgcaatacaaaaaaaggcaccggttgcagttctctgatcCAGAACACCTTTTAAGTGTGACGCCACACTATAAAATATATTCGGACACACATGCGAACTTTTTGCTCCTgccctttttggaacttcaatggattTAGTCCAAGCTTATTTTACAACGTTCTCATTTTTTACCAGCGCAGTTACACACTGCATATAGACGTCTCATGTTGTTGTTTCTTTGCAAACCGTAGATGGtgcttttctctaaaaattaatCTTTTATTTGATTACATTCTTTTAGAATTGATGTACAACTTTTTTCTTGCTGACTATTTTTTTACTTGGGACGTCTATAATTTCTTGGTCTATGAAACTGtcgataaaattattttttttttacatttacattTATATTGAGTTATGATGTTATTTGATTTGTTATATCACAATAAATCAAATTAAGAATGAGCACAGATAGAAATTTGTAATATGTAAATATTcaaaacaaatgttttctttctCTAACGTAATTCGTAAGTTTCTCATTTATTTGGagtccaacaaaaaaaatatgtcaacCAAAAGTATACATGGATTTTCCAATCTATatcatatttcatatatatgaAGCCAAACAAAAATTATCTTGCTACTACTCGAGATCGTCGATGATTACACTTTGTGGTCCTCCAACTGATGGCATTTCTCCGCCCATTTGGGTAGATGCTATTATATTCGAAGCGTCATTTGAGTCTGCACTAGATCTATTGCCGAATTCTTGCATTTTTAGTATAAGCATTGCAAAGACTTGCGCAGGCAAAGTAGTTTGAAGAACCTGCAACAAGCGGGCTGGTTGACCACACACAACCAAGGCGTTCGCCAAGTGTTCTACGCCGCTTTCATAATCTCCACGAGCTATTAGTGTTTCACCCATTTGAATTTCTTGAAGGAAATACCTGGAAGAGTCGAAAAGAATAACAttgttataaataataaaattagaaGCTAAAGTTTTCACCGAAGAGAAATGGAAATAGTATCAacacaacaaagaaaaaacaacgGCCAAAGGTCGGTCACTTATATAACTTTGAAATCGCTTTTTTAGTTCTTCTTTATTGTCAATTAGGtgcgttttaattaaatttttgaatacaGAAATCGTACtggtgtttttcaaattattggGTAAAGTATTATACGCTTTGCTCCCCAAATATTCAACCCTCTGTTTCGTAGTTTCAAGACGACATCTAGCTAATCTTATGTGGTATAAGCATTTGTAAACATAAGTCAAAAGCTGCATTCTCTATAAACCATATACTGGCAATATCGAAGgaaatctatttttatagagatcacTCCAGTTTGGATCCTTTCCAATTATGCTTTGATCATGGGATTTCTGAGGGGTTCTAATCAAATCGAATGTATATTGAACAAATACGTAATATGTACCTAAATATCATTAATATCTAGCATAGTGTTTACATTTGAGTTTATTACTTTCTCTTTCCATTTGTGAAGAGAAAAGATCAATATGAACCAGCGATTCTAACACTTATTGGGAGGGTGTTTACAAAGGATTGTCTCTACAACTCTAGTGGACGTCCATGTCTGCTGCATGTTCACTTGAGATCGGTTGTTAGATGATAAGAGTGCAAGAAGAATGATAACAGACTTTTGTTATCTAGTTCTAGATTGGGTTaagatttttattattctagatGTAAGTTTTcagtcaataaaaaatttgtattcgtttgGAACTCAAGCAGAAAAGAACGGTTTTTGATTTGAGATTTCCAATGGAGCTCAAATGCAATTATTGTCAATGAAAATTAATTGTACATGGTCCTTCGAGACAGATTTTTGGTGTAAACAAAACTGAGTTTTCCCCCACCAGAGGTAAGAGATTCAGTTGAaccaaaaatcaaacaaattcccttaataaaTTAAGGGAAATGTAAACATTTGGTCCTTCAATAAAAAAGAACTATTTCCCACCAGAGGTAAGAAGTTCAATTGAATCAGGTCCTAAAAgccaatttttttgcattaatatttCTTTATTGAATCTTTCAATCTTTAATcttaacctaaatttgtatttatggGTGTTGCAGTGCTAAACACCCTGTATAAAGTTTAATGTATTATTAAGCATTCATTGTTCAAATTGCATGCAATTTTACACGTGTGTGAGCAGTACTTCATATCAGGTCCAACGTGGTTGTTCTTCGAAGACATACACCTTCAAATGTTAACAAGCTTCTTGCAAGGGCATTTGGATGGGTATTTAATTTATTGATATAGCGTGGCAGTAATTTCTTCCGCAACgggttttacatttaagtctttGAGGATATTTACATTTCTGACGTACCAAGGTGCACCGAGTATTTTTCGTAAGATAACGGAGTGTCTCTTCTGTAGTTTGTTGATGTTAGTGGCTCACGCCGTTCCCCAGAGCTGAATACCGTAGCTCCATATCGgattaattattgttttttttttttataatgggaCTTTATATTCTAGTGGTAGAGTTGAATGGTGACCAATAAGCCATTGCAGTTGGTTAAATTTTAGCTTTATTTGCATACGTTTTGCACTTATATGATGCGACAggctagaatagaatagaatagaatgcgACAGGCTAATCGACGGTCAATGTACATTCCTAAATACTTTACTTTCTCTTTTTAGTTGCGTTCACAGCAATTTTCCATTTTAGAAGCCATTATTCTAGCTCATGGACATACATTTGCTAATAAATGCAGTGTCATCTGCGAATGTTGATGTCATAGTTAATGATGTAGTTGGCATATCTGCAGTAAATTGATATATAGGAGAGGTCCCAGTATACTATTTATCTTGTGGTACTCCCGCGTGAATGCTTTTGGTACACGTGATAGTGTCATTTGCTTTTACTGTGAAGATCCGATTTGGTATATAACTCGATAACAATCTTTGGGTGTTATCTGGTAACAgtctacaaattttatagatGAGTCCATCGTGACATACTTTATCAAAAACAGTATTGTTTTTTCTCGTAGGCTTTTTTGATTTCATTAGTTATACGGTGTACTTGTTCTATGGTGCTGTGGCTTTCTCTGAAACCGAACTGGTGGTCTGGAATCACACCATTTGTCAATAAACAAGGTTTGATTTTCTTTAAGAAGTTATTCTCGAACAATTTGGATAGAATTGGAAGTAAGCTTATAAGACGATACGACTTTATTTGGGTTGGGTCTTTACCGGGCTTCTGGATCATAACTATTTCGGATCGTTTCCAAGATTTCGGGAAGTATTCTATACGTAAAATACCATTGAATATGACTAGTAATATTTTTACTGCTGAGTCTGGGATTTCTGTTCTTCCATCACCACCAGGTGCTTTCTTGGAATTTATTTCCCCTATAGATGTCTCTAAATCCTTGATTCATAAAAAacaacttaaaaaataaaataaattgtttaagcACTGAAGAACAACATTCAGTGAAAAAGCGTTCTTGTGGCTTAGACAGcgggagaaaaataaaattaacagcctatttctgatatccgaatTCTGCTGttcgttcgcatacaaaacgaaaatcAGCTGATTTCGGTTTCTCTAAGCTCTATCtaagggtaggtactatgttcggttttcgagttgaaaaccactttattttcgcgattacttttccttaaataatcaaaattataaatgaaaacaaacttattcctgtaaagtcttgccgaaatatagaggaacaagaaactacgcatcaattgtgttaatttgtctgctttatattgaacggttttaataaagtaaccacgaagatttcaacgcgaaaagcgaacatagtacttaccttaaacgACAAGTGAGACGAAAATCAATGCGAACGAAAACGTAACGTTACCActaaaattgggtttctctaactccATTCGTTCGCATTTTGTCGAACAGAAATGTCAAATCCACTCACTTTGAACAACCTTTCGTTTTGTCGAAAAAGGCATTCAtaaatacaccctcacaaaaatattatatgcttaaaaaaaattctcccaaacaatattgtgctcaaaattttatttatttatttatatatttacaatcataatgaattatgaaaataaacaggtaatataggtgctaacaacataggttttccacctgaatgctcaaaatttgttgttgttatgattttttttttattttaattttaccttttgccggacggggattcgaacagcgaaccacacagtttgtaaggatcaaagaagtagctgatcaattgcccaaggaaaaataaaatgtttattttgtaataacaagcaacaaccaccaacttaattcaatatcgctccctattaaatagcgctccaagcttctaaacacatatatgtttataggctatttctaaattaatatatgtttgcatccaagcatattatatttacaaacattttatgtcccaaacataatatgttctaacatattaacatatatgtcccaaacatgttatgctagtttatgaacattatatgcttgcactcaaaaatattgtgtttaaaaatttgtgttccaaacatataatgtttatagccaaacatatgaaaaacagcctttttcatccgtgcaccctcacaaaaaatcgcttctgtaacatatactcccaaacatattttgcttcaagcatatacatttttgggtattgcccaaacatttatatgtttgatctctaccaatatataatatgtttgaaagcatattggtctaaacaatatatgtttgggtagtctaagttccaaacatttggtatttttgcatccaaattcaataatgttgtcttccaaaaaacaatatgttattatgtgaccatataatatgtttggaagcattttgcacccaaaaatattatatgcttaaaaaaaattctcccaaacaatattgtgctcaaaattttatttatttatttatatatttacaatcataatgaattatgaaaataaacaggtaatataggtgctaacaacataggttttccacctgaatgctcaaaattttttttgctcaaaatttgttatgattttttttattttaattttaccttttgccggacggggattcgaacagcggaccacacagtttgtaaggatcaaagaagtagctgatcaattgcccaaggaaaaataaaatgttaattttgtaataacaagcaacaaccaccaacttaattcaatatcgctccctgttaaatagcgctccaagcttctaaacacatatatgtttataggctatttctaaattaatatatgtttgcatccaagcatattatatttacaaacattttatgtcccaaaaactgttacaacaacaacaacaacaccatccAACTCCAACCATTAAAATTATTATCATAATTAATCCCGAATATAAAAGGTGGCAcccattaataaataaattgcctCTTTACATTATACAAATACTTTCTGAACAACAGCGCCATTGTATTAAATGTCAACGCCGTCGGGAGCATCACATTACTAGCCAGGAAAATTAAGCAATTCGATACAAtaattttgtgttgttttggtaaattatgcacattttccaaatttttttattgcggaGGATATTTTTGCTCGTCTTGCAAACAAACACCAAACAGTGGtttgaaagcttctctaagaagTTTTATGGCAATGGGAAACGATgttgggactcggctataaaaaaaaagattccttgtcattggactgaatagtctaagtaagcctgactgAGCCTGAAAAGTCTAAATTCGTCTTAGATGTCAAATTATAACATTACTACGTACGTAGTATTACAGTATTACCATACAGACGAAAAAGTGTGATTTTCCGTTACATTCAAATCCCGAAAGGGAAATGGATGAGGATTTGTCATGCGAATCGCCAAGCCAACAGCCTTAGCAATTTCAGAGtctcaaaattaaaacaattggaaataaaaaaacattcagTAACTTGAGAGAATTAGAACCCTCGAAGAAATATGCCCCAAATTACATGCAGAAAATGAATATTTTCGCTCAACGATCAACGTTAAGGAACTTTCCCACAAAAGAAGTTCGCAACCTCAAAATATTGATAATGCCGAAGATAATACCGAACTTGTATCAAATACAAATCAGCAACCTGTCTACGAAACAGATGAAAAAGAGttgactaaaaaataaaaataaaaatggtaaaaCAAACAGGAAATCTTCTGCATCTCCTTCAACTTCACCTATAAATAATGGATCATCTGATCCAAAAAATACGGAATATGGGCAAAAAGTAACGAGAAAGTTGTAAATGTTTTGCGGAACACTTGAAATCAACTTTTTTAAATCCTGAGAGTCGTATTGACTCTATACTTTCATCGCATTTTTCCAAAGCAACAGTTCAATGCCACTAGAAACATTCACTTTCAAGGAAGTATGGGATGCTATAAGaagatttaaaaacaaaaaatcgcgtGGTTTTGATCTCATAGGCAAAGAAGAcctaaaaattttccttataaaggTGTAGCAAAACTAACTTCCATAATGAATGCTGTCTGGAAGAAAAACTACTTTCCCTCTTTGTGGAAAGTCGCAGATTGGACGCAATTCAATAGTGTCGCTTGATAATAAACTCATGATTTATAACCAAATACTAAAACCGGTTTGGCTGTATGGCATTCAACTTTGGGATTGTGCTTAAACAACTCAAATAGAGAAAATACAACGCTTTCAAAATACATTTCTAAGAAATGCAGTAAACGCACCGCGATTGGCATCAGGATCTTGTATGAATTACTTTGATTTTTTGTTGCTAAAAGCACCTAATTTATTGACCAACTTAGTTGACATCGTTGAATACAAttcctataaatatttattaattgttttatttacttcttttCATTGCAAATTGCCTTAAGCTGTAATATTTCATCCGCGTGTATAAGACCAAAGAAgaaaaacataataataaactttgatggaattcaatttatttcacataTTTAATAAATGTGGATggtataatattaaataatttatgggttttatgtcaaaatattgataaataattaacaaaatttgttgctGGGACAACAAATATTTGTAGTGGTTATAGCAGAAAATGGTCAGCTTATTTAACTAACGCGGGTTGCTATTTCAGCAGCGATGTTTGTCAAAAACTCTTAGCAAACACATATGCTAATTTGGCAGAATTTGTTTGGTATTTCAgcagtaaaaaatgtttgctgtttcAACTAACGGATCTTTGCTGAAAAACTGCAGTGTTAACTAACTTTTTGCTGTTAtgaataacaacattttttgggtgtgcttacacagaaaaaaatttcacgaaaatttttccaattaaaatcttaattgagttttaagaaatattcaattaaaaatttaattgattcaacaaattttttaattgaagaaaaaaatcaatcacaaaaattaatagtatcaattaattttttaattggatcaattaattttttaattgactgtcaattaatttttaattgatattatcatttctgtgattgaagacgtttcaattaaaaaattaattggatcaattaatttcgtgattgaatcagaaaaaaatttttgtgtgtgcatTTATTAGCCTATTATTACTACTTTAagggggtattaagttcgagttaaaggtgagtactaagttcgagtttagccgctaaaatcaaaaataaatcagtaaaaaaaagtataaaataatACCTCTTTGATGCAACTTTTAttaaacttgatggagaatagcccaaatttattattaaagaaaagtaattgtgagaaaattgtgATTTTATCGGCTAAACTCGGACTTAATACACACCTTTAGCCACTAAAATTTTTCGCaattacttttctctaataacactagtttaaatACACTTgattattttgaattattttgtgtaatggaaatattgaattgacaataataacttttttgtcGGTCTAGTTGGCACCTTCAGATATATTCTAATGGTCgtaccattttcatgtagcttcgttaggctttaactgccagtaactttaatttttactttgttCATACCGGCCTGGCGTTTCGTAaggccggcagagaactgaactggctgacgccgacgcaaactgtatgatatttgagagaaacgccgacaaaaactgcatgatattagagaaattttgctcatgactgccacctactgacgcagtttcgcttcacagttctCTTGTATTTCCTACTCTCTGGTGCAACGTCAAAAGACActcgttaattttttttttaaacatttgacgcaaaaacaaagaagaaacaagtaagtaaagtctaaagtcgggcggagccgattatattatacccttcaccactatgtaggccaaaatttgtgttaccatctcaactacttcacatttgctggaagatatataaaggagacatttttttacttctacaaaatctctagaattaaaatttaaaccggCTAATGCTATACagctaattggaggaaacttccattgaaaatggatctaaaatgtgtaacagtctgtcATATTtctccaactctggtgtacgtatatatgggagctatatataatctgatccgattttgactaaatttgacatgtatagatagaataataattctgctacctatgcgaaatttcatgtacatgggagtataactttggcccccctggtcatatgagtgcaaatcggacggaagatatatatgggagccatatctaaatctgaaccgatttcaaatttggcacaattaccgatactactaaacgtaatccttgtgcgaaatttgaagcaaatcacggcaaaaccctggattttgaggccatataagttcaaatcggacgaaagatatatatgggagctatatctaaatttgaaccgatttcaatcaaatttaccaagcattggtagaatatcaattctaccctctgtgcaaaatttcacgaagatcggtactaaaccttggcctctgtggttatatgagtctaaatcggacgaaagatatatatgggagctatatctaaatctgaaccgatttggctgatattttgcaagattatcgagattcataaaatatttggatgtacagtatt
This is a stretch of genomic DNA from Haematobia irritans isolate KBUSLIRL chromosome 4, ASM5000362v1, whole genome shotgun sequence. It encodes these proteins:
- the Tom20 gene encoding translocase of outer membrane 20, translated to MLEINKTAIGIAAGVAGTLFIGYCIYFDSKRRSDPDYKKKVRERRRKNRKNGTHARNGLPNLNDHEAIERYFLQEIQMGETLIARGDYESGVEHLANALVVCGQPARLLQVLQTTLPAQVFAMLILKMQEFGNRSSADSNDASNIIASTQMGGEMPSVGGPQSVIIDDLE